The proteins below are encoded in one region of Silene latifolia isolate original U9 population chromosome 2, ASM4854445v1, whole genome shotgun sequence:
- the LOC141643428 gene encoding serine/threonine-protein phosphatase 7 gives MHSDTNASATTSNATDTVTITTTATPTTATTSSASPNPPQFPSNHTPNFPIQWPEDGTLTLDWVFNLMSTFDFSSRNLPPKDLPSVFPVPVFDKLILCGSKLLHKEPNCVQIDYLSANSSVVVVGDVHGQLHDVMFLLKDAGYPSDNRVFVFNGDYVDRGAWGFETYVLLLSWKILFPNKVFLLRGNHESRYCTSVYGFEKEVMTKYGDQGKHVYRKCLGCFEGLPLATVIAGRVYTAHGGLFRSVTPAPSRKAKGKKRNRKISSNGEGNSDGKLSLGTFEELSKARRAVLDPPWQGANLIPGDVLWSDPSMSPGLSPNSERGIGLLWGPDCTEDFMKKYNLKLIIRSHEGPDAREKRPALGGMDQGYTIDHVVESGKLITLFSAPDYPQFQATGERFRNKAAYIVLEPPNFDIPVFHSFEAVLPRPKANPYYDFEDVIDSDEELDLAAMLPAP, from the exons ATGCATTCCGACACTAACGCCTCCGCCACCACCTCCAACGCCACCGACACCGTCACGATCACAACCACTGCCACACCAACCACTGCCACAACATCTTCAGCATCCCCAAATCCACCTCAATTCCCATCAAATCACACCCCAAATTTCCCAATTCAATGGCCGGAAGACGGAACCCTAACCCTAGATTGGGTTTTCAATCTAATGTCCACTTTCGACTTCTCGTCTCGCAATCTCCCCCCAAAAGATCTCCCTTCAGTCTTCCCCGTCCCCGTTTTCGACAAATTAATCCTCTGCGGCTCCAAATTGCTGCATAAGGAACCCAATTGTGTGCAAATTGATTATCTTAGTGCAAATTCGAGTGTTGTGGTTGTGGGAGATGTTCATGGTCAGTTGCATGATGTTATGTTCTTGCTTAAAGATGCTGGGTACCCTTCCGATAATCGGGTTTTTGTGTTTAATGGGGATTATGTTGATCGCGGCGCTTGGGGTTTCGAAACGTACGTTTTGTTGCTTTCTTGGAAG ATTCTCTTTCCAAATAAAGTATTTCTTCTCCGTGGAAATCATGAGTCGAGATATTGTACTAGTGTTTATGGTTTCGAAAAGGAAGTTATGACCAAATATGGTGATCAAGGTAAGCATGTCTATCGGAAATGTTTAGGGTGTTTTGAAGGCCTCCCATTGGCAACAGTGATAGCTGGGCGTGTTTATACTGCTCATGGAGGACTTTTCAGGAGTGTAACCCCTGCACCCTCCAGAAAAGCTAAAGGGAAAAAAAGAAATCGTAAGATTAGCAGCAATGGTGAAGGAAACTCAGATGGGAAGTTGTCACTTGGCACGTTTGAGGAATTATCTAAAGCTAGAAGAGCAGTATTAGATCCTCCTTGGCAAGGCGCAAACTTAATTCCCGGTGATGTTTTGTGGTCTGATCCTTCAATGTCCCCTGGACTTTCACCAAATTCAGAGAGAGGCATCGGACTTTTGTGGGGTCCTGACTGCactgaggattttatgaagaaGTACAACTTAAAG TTAATTATTAGATCACATGAAGGCCCTGATGCAAGGGAAAAACGGCCTGCTCTCGGAGGAATGGACCAAGGGTACACAATAGATCATGTTGTAGAGTCTGGAAAGCTAATCACTTTGTTTAGCGCTCCTGATTACCCACAATTCCAG GCAACAGGAGAGAGATTTAGGAATAAAGCAGCTTACATTGTGTTGGAGCCTCCCAATTTTGATATTCCTGTATTCCATAGCTTTGAAGCAGTTTTACCAAGACCGAAG GCTAATCCTTATTATGACTTCGAGGACGTGATTGATTCCGATGAAGAGCTGGATTTAGCAGCTATGCTGCCTGCACCATGA
- the LOC141631279 gene encoding protein PIN-LIKES 1-like: MGFVNLFVVALMPVLKTLLLSGVGLILAMDRVNLLGPTARTSMNNIVFYVFTPCLMGAYLAETITLDLMLQMWFMPVNILLTFIIGSILGWILVKITGSPLNLKGLIIGCCAAGNLGNLLLIVIPAICNEDKSPFGNTAACIADGAALVSVSMAVGAVYIWSYVYAIMKTTADESSRGSRSGRHAVVTIDPPNGASDGNSIEPLLSKVGRPLSMMEKVNKFARKSIRKLRTFNISHLLAPSTVGSIIGFIIGVVPLLKLLLIGRSAPLRVVYSTAEMLGEATVPCVTLIVGANLLRGLRRSGIKGAVILGILFVRYIALPLIGIVIVRAAVHFGMVGPDPLYQFVLMLHFALPPAMTIGTISQLFEEGEAECSVIMLWTYAVSALALTLWSTLFMSLVSS; this comes from the exons ATGGGTTTCGTGAATTTGTTCGTGGTGGCTTTAATGCCCGTTTTGAAGACATTACTATTATCCGGAGTTGGTCTGATTCTTGCAATGGATCGAGTAAATTTATTAGGCCCAACTGCAAGGACTAGTATGAACAAT ATTGTGTTCTATGTGTTCACTCCGTGTTTAATGGGTGCTTACTTAGCTGAGACAATCACGCTAGACCTCATGCTCCAAAT GTGGTTTATGCCAGTGAACATATTGCTTACATTTATCATAGGATCGATTCTAGGATGGATTCTAGTCAAGATCACCGGTTCTCCACTTAATCTCAAGGGCCTTATTATTGGCTGTTGCGCCGCAG GGAATTTGGGGAATTTGCTGCTGATCGTAATCCCAGCTATATGCAATGAAGACAAGAGCCCTTTTGGCAATACCGCCGCTTGCATTGCTGATGGCGCCGCTTTAGTCTCCGTTTCCATGGCG GTAGGAGCTGTATATATATGGTCTTATGTATATGCTATAATGAAAACAACAGCTGATGAAAGTAGTCGTGGATCGCGAAGTGGCCGTCACGCAGTAGTGACCATAGACCCTCCAAATGGAGCATCTGACGGAAACAGCATTGAGCCATTACTCTCCAAG GTGGGACGGCCTTTATCCATGATGGAAAAGGTGAATAAGTTTGCAAGAAAATCTATCAGGAAACTCAGAACTTTCAATATATCACATCTATTAGCGCCAAGTACTGTTGGATCG ATCATTGGATTTATCATTGGAGTCGTCCCTCTGCTGAAGCTATTGCTGATTGGTAGAAGTGCTCCTCTTCGTGTGGTATACAGTACTGCCGAGATGTTGGG GGAAGCAACAGTCCCTTGTGTGACACTCATAGTCGGAGCAAACCTTCTAAGAG GATTAAGAAGATCAGGCATTAAAGGAGCAGTAATCCTGGGGATATTATTTGTCCGTTATATCGCGTTGCCTCTGATTGGCATTGTGATTGTTCGAGCAGCTGTCCATTTTGGGATGGTGGGACCTGATCCGTTATATCAATTTGTTCTTATGCTTCACTTTGCTCTTCCACCCGCTATGACTATAG GAACAATAAGCCAACTATTCGAGGAAGGCGAGGCTGAGTGTTCGGTGATAATGCTGTGGACGTACGCAGTGTCCGCACTAGCCCTAACCCTTTGGTCGACTCTTTTCATGTCGCTTGTATCGTCTTAG
- the LOC141641684 gene encoding protein FAR1-RELATED SEQUENCE 5-like: MSDADSCVPFSGFISHDTSVSQITSIPRIESPSPPTSNDNHFAEITSTPRIEQPPVSYHEHQLFLESTPGGTELWSRNVAIQFKPQLGQIFAKLEDAIRFRDGKKRKAIVHDSVVEQPLIKPFDIKNNKLTRIGCDAMIEFRLIKDVYVVTQFREWHNHRLCSLTNQEFQRKKRHLHLFHKKAIIDHSKVNLGPTSAYRYSKEHEDGYENVGAQLIDFKNFGRDIKCFIGDKDAQLFIDNFENLRQTNPGFYFAYEVDSFKCLVRVFWCDAQAHRNYSSFGDLVSFYPTYGTNKYSMIFTPFTGVDHHKRSVTFAATLLFHEDADSFKWVFEKFLDAMGQREPQCIITDQCPGIKKVVPKVFKKAKHRYCMWHIMQKVPDKIGITISKETDFVSRLNSVVWDSDLEPAEFERKWSDLIAEHNLQANSWLSYMYKKRRRWIPAYYRDIPMGCLLRTTQRSESQNSFFKPFENIHGTLVEFWMRFQSAMDQ, translated from the exons ATGTCAG ATGCTGATAGTTGTGTACCTTTTTCTGGATTCATCTCTCACGATACTAGTGTGTCTCAAATTACTTCTATTCCACGCATTGAAAGTCCTTCCCCACCTACGTCTAATGATAATCATTTTGCTGAAATTACTTCTACTCCCCGCATTGAACAACCTCCTGTTTCTTATCATGAACATCAACTGTTTTTGGAATCCACACCTGGTGGTACTGAATTGTGGTCAAGAAATGTCGCAATTCAGTTTAAACCTCAACTTGGTCAGATTTTTGCAAAATTGGAAGACGCTATCA GGTTTAGAGATGGTAAGAAAAGGAAAGCTATTGTTCACGATAGTGTAGTGGAGCAGCCACTTATAAAGCCGTTTGATATTAAGAACAATAAACTAACTAGGATTGGTTGTGATGCTATGATTGAATTTCGCCTTATCAAGGATGTTTACGTTGTAACTCAGTTTCGTGAATGGCATAATCATCGTCTTTGTTCGCTCACAAATCAAGAATTTCAAAGAAAAAAGAGACACCTTCATCTTTTTCATAAGAAGGCAATTATTGATCATTCAAAAGTTAATTTAGGTCCTACATCGGCATATAGATATTCTAAGGAACATGAAGATGGTTATGAGAATGTTGGTGCTCAATTGATTGATTTTAAGAACTTTGGAAGGGATATCAAATGTTTCATAGGAGATAAAGATGCTCAATTGTTTATCGATAATTTCGAGAACCTCCGTCAAACCAATCCAGGGTTCTACTTTGCTTATGAAGTGGATTCTTTCAAATGTTTGGTTCGTGTGTTTTGGTGTGACGCACAGGCACATCGAAATTACTCTTCCTTTGGTGATTTGGTCAGTTTTTATCCAACTTACGGTACAAATAAATATTCTATGATTTTCACTCCTTTTACTGGGGTAGACCACCACAAAAGGTCTGTGACTTTTGCTGCAACATTGTTGTTTCATGAGGATGCCGATTCATTTAAGTGGGTTTTTGAGAAGTTCTTAGACGCTATGGGTCAGCGCGAGCCGCAATGTATAATCACTGACCAATGTCCAGGAATAAAGAAGGTTGTACCCAAAGTTTTTAAGAAGGCTAAGCatagatattgcatgtggcatattatGCAAAAGGTCCCTGACAAGATTGGAATTACAATATCCAAGGAGACTGATTTTGTGAGTCGTTTGAATTCTGTTGTTTGGGACTCTGACTTGGAACCTGCAGAATTTGAACGAAAGTGGTCTGACTTAATTGCTGAACATAACTTGCAAGCAAATTCATGGTTGTCATACATGTATAAAAAAAGAAGGAGATGGATCCCGGCTTATTATCGTGATATTCCTATGGGATGTCTTCTCCGAACAACTCAACGATCGGAGAGCCAGAATAGCTTTTTCAAGCCTTTTGAAAATATACATGGTACacttgttgagttttggatgcgttttcaAAGCGCCATGGATCAATAA
- the LOC141641685 gene encoding uncharacterized protein LOC141641685, translating into MQKRYQIVFNSTSTDAECSCKLFNRKGIICRHIIWVFSGKQVRTLHDKYILMRWTKNAQKIPLYGSHGELLDDFDATDITDLADTLKQFRVKLNPQAQSMTKEQELEMLLGCSSSTEVRILPPRQAKNKGSGKRMISTKQQCIAKAEKLKRLCKNCKQLANHDKRNCPHPFGSSDDD; encoded by the exons ATGCAGAAGCGTTATCAAATAGTGTTCAATTCTACAAGCACTGATGCAGAATGTTCTTGTAAGTTGTTTAATAGGAAGGGTATTATTTGCAGACACATTATTTGGGTTTTCTCTGGGAAACAAGTTAGGACTTTGCATGATAAGTACATACTTATGCGCTGGACAAAGAATGCACAAAAGATCCCTCTATATGGTTCACATGGTGAGTTACTTGACGACTTTGATGCCACTGAT ATCACTGATCTTGCTGACACATTGAAGCAATTTCGGGTCAAACTCAATCCACAAGCACAGTCAATGACAAAAGAGCAGGAGTTGGAAATGCTTCTTGGATGTAGTTCCTCAACTGAGGTGAGGATTCTACCGCCTCGTCAGGCAAAGAACAAGGGTAGTGGGAAGAGAATGATATCGACAAAGCAACAATGCATTGCCAAAGCAGAGAAGCTAAAAAGGCTTTGCAAAAATTGCAAACAATTGGCTAACCATGATAAGCGTAACTGCCCTCATCCTTTT GGGAGTTCAGATGATGATTGA